The window TGCTAGGTCCCTCGGGGGTATCTCCGGCTTTGCTTCCTTAACTTTTGGTACTTCTTCGACCTTCGTCGGGATAGGGGCTTTTCCTGAAGTTTCTCTATCTATGAGCCTCCTCTCGAGCCAGCCGACGAAGTAGAGGACTAAAGCTAAAATGGTGAGGACGGCAAAGACCACCGTCACTCCGAGGGCGGTTATGTTGAGGCCCTCCACGAACTCGGCCATGGTTACCATGTCTCACACCTCACAGCGGTATGTTGCCGTGCTTCTTCGGCGGGAGCTTGACGCGCTTGCTCTCCATGGCCTCGAGGGCAAGGATTATCTTTGCCCTTGTCTCGGCAGGGTCTATGACATCGTCGATGTATCCCCTCGCGGCAGCGACGTACGGGTTGGCAAACCTGTCCTTGTACTCCTGTATCTTCTGCTGCCTGACCTCCTCAGGGTTCTCTGCCGCTGCAATCTCTTTCCTGAAGATGATATTGGCCGCTCCCTCAGGACCCATAACGGCTATCTCTGCGGTCGGCCAGGCGAAGACGAAGTCGGCACCGAGGTGCTTGCTTCCCATTGCGAGGTAAGCGCCACCGTAGGCCTTCCTGAGAATGACGGTCACCATCGGGACGGTGGCCTCGGAGTAGGCGTAAAGGACCTTGGCTCCGTGCCTGATGATTCCACCATACTCCTGCTGGGTGCCCGGCAGGTAGCCGGGGACGTCAACAAGCGTGACGATGGGTATGTTGAAGGCGTCGCAGGTTCTCACAAAGCGTGCTATCTTGTCGGAGCTGTCTATGTCAAGAACGCCCGCGAAGTAGTTGGGGTTGTTGGCGACTATACCAACCGTCTGGCCGTTCATCCTTCCGAAGCCGACGACGGCGTTTGGGGCGAAGTAGGGCAGAATCTCCAGGAAGTCCGGATTGCCGTTCTCATCCCTGTCAACTATCTCGTAGATGACCTGCCTGACGTCGTAGCCCTTGTTCGGGTCGTCCGGAACTATGGAGTACAGGCTTTCGGTCTTCCTGAATGGCAAATCGCTTGTCTTAACACGCGGCGGCTTCTCCATGTTGTTTGACGGCAGGTAGCTCATGAGACGTCTTATCAACGCTAGAACCTCTTCGTCGCTCTTTCCTATGAGGTGGGCCTGTCCGCTCTTTTGGGCGTGAACCATGGCTCCACCGAGCTGAACAGGTGTAACCTCGACGCCCGTGACAGCTTTAACGACCTGTGGGCCTGTGATGAACATGAAGCTCGACGGGTTGTCCACCATGAGGATGAAGTCTCCTATCGCCGGGCTGTAAACCGCTCCTCCGGCACAGGGACCCATAATTGCGGTGATCTGTGGCACAACACCGCTGAGAATTGTGTTCATCTTGAAGATCTCACCGTAGCCCTTGAGGGAGTCCACACCCTCCTGAATCCTTGCACCGCCGGAATCATTGAGGCCTATTACAGGTGCTCCCGCCTCAAGGGCGAGCTCCATTATGCGCTTTATCTTAGCAGCGTGCATCTCGCCGAGGGAACCTCCCATGACGGTGAAGTCCTGGGCATAGACGAAGACAAGCCTTCCATCGATGGTTCCATAGCCGGTGATGACACCATCCGCGGGCAGTTCCTTCTTATCGAGACCGAACTCCGTTCCTCTGTGCTTGACGAACATGCCGATCTCAACGAAGCTTCCCGGGTCGAGGAGCTTCTCGATCCTCTCGCGCGCTGTGAGCTTGCCTTTAGCGTGCTGCTTTTCGACGGCCTTTTCGCCGCCCATCTCAAGAATCTTTTTTCTCCGTTCGTACAGCTCGTTAACCTTTTCCTCCATGCTCATGAGAACTCCCCCTAACAGCTGAGAGTGTCTGGTGGTTGTAGTTTGTAAAGTTTAAAAGGGTTTTTGCTCCACTGCCCGTTGAGGAGTTGATAAAATTCTTAGATGTTGAAAGCAGCAAAAGGGGTGAAGTAGAAAAAGGTAGAACGGATTCAGAGGTGTGCAATCGGAGTTTCTGCACCACAGGCCTCGCACTTGAGGAAGTGGAAGCGTCCCCTCTTGATGATCTTGGTATCTGGTGAGCCGCAGACCGGGCAGATAACGTAGTCCTTGAGGTACTTCTTCATCTTGTTGGCTATCAGGTAGGGTGTGAAGCGTCCTTGGAGGACAACTCTCCTTCCCTCGAGTGTTCCGGCCGTTGCCACCTCTCTCAAGATGAACTTGAGAAGATGGTTCGGGTCGCGGTTCATGGCCTCGGCTATGTCCATGAAGTTCTCGATTATAGTCCTGTTTCCGGCTATCGTGACTACGGCGGCGGGAACCTCAAACCTCGAGATGTGATGCTTAACGTTCTCTGGGAGCTCCTCGTAAGCCTTATCGAGTAAGCCTTCGAAATCGTAAAAGTCAACCTTCTTCTCGCTCACTTTCCTCACCTCCACTTAAGGTATGCAGAGCCGTTTATAACCTTTTGGCGTGGGGAAAATCGAGAAAATCAAAGCACCCTGTAGAAGCCGGCTCTCGGTTCGTATATCCTCGCGTCCCTCTTGAGGTCGTTGATGAGCTTCTTTACTTCGTTCTCCGTTCCAATTCCAGCCTGCTTCGCCGCTTCCACTACCTTGTCCTCCGGTGCGCCGAACTCACCCTCACTCTCAAGGCTCTTGATGATGTCTATGAGCTTGTCAATCTTGTTTATCTTCTTGGAACTCTTGCCGACTTCGAGGATCGAAACGTCCAGTGTCCCCTCCTCGTCGGTCGCTATCTTTCTTATCATCTCCTCGATTATCTGTATCGCCGCTCTGGCGTCTTCCCTCGTCACGGTCTCGCTCAGGCGCATTCTCGCATGGGCCTCGCTGAGACGTATGAGTGCCTCCAGCTGCCTCGCAGTAATTGGAATCGGCTGCACTCCCTCGTCCTCACCGCTCTTTCTGAAGCCCTTCCTCATACGGACGTAGTAGCGCTTTATCTCGTCCATCGCCTCTTTGCTCAAAACCGGGTGGATGTTCTTCCTCGCGTAGGCTATATACTTCTTGAGCAGGTCGTAGGGTATCTTGGGCGTTACCGCCTCGGCCTCTCCCCTCCTGACCTTGAGTATGTGCTCGGCTATAGATGCGTCTATCTTCTCGTCCGGCTCGTCCAGCAGGAGGAATATAAGGTCGAAACGGCTCAGCAGAGTCGGTGGGAGGTCTAGCTGCTCCGGAAGGGACTTGTGGCGGTTAAATCTGCCATACTTTGGATTGGCGGCGGCTATAACCGTTGTTCTGGAGTTAAGTGTCGCTGTGATACCCGCTTTTGAAATGCTGATTGTCTGCTGCTCGAGTGCCTCATGTATAGCGCTCCTGTCACGGTCGCTCATCTTGTCGAACTCGTCAATTAGGGCAAATCCGCCATCGGCGAGAACCAGAACACCAGCCTCCAGAACCCACGAACCTGTAAATTCGTCACGGACGGCTGCGGCTGTCAAACCGGCGGCAGAGCTGCTCTTCCCACTCGTATAAATCGCTCTCGGCGCCAAATTGGCAACATAGCGGAGAATTTGGCTGTTGTGGACGAAGATGTCGTTGGCTATGAAGTTGTGGTGCTCCGGCACCTGGAGGTCGTAGACCCACGGATGCTCTGGCTTGTATTCTCTGACCTCGACGACTCTGTCCCAGAAGATATCGGAGTCCGCAAGCAGTTCAAGTACTTTGAGCTTTTTGGGGGCATCAGGCGACTTCTCTTTCAGTGTTTCAACGACGATTTTGAGCTTTTCCCTGCTGGGCAGCCTATCCCCCCGTTCATAGTGCAGGTAAGTGGAGCGGTTTATTCCTAGGTCCTTTTGTCTTAGTCCTGCTGATTCACGGAGTTCTCTGAGCAGCTTCGAGACGCCCGGAACAACATCAACGTTGGTGTTCAGTTTTATCCCGTTGGTAACCTTTGCGAGGAGTTTTGCCTTCTCCTCAACTCCAAAACCGATGGTCTCTCTGAACTTTATGACATCTTTGCCCGTTATGACCAGGCGGTAGTACGTTTTTGCCTCCTTCATCTTTCCGTTTGTGGCTATGCCTCTTGTCGCGTGCAGCTGTGATTTTATTCCAAACCTCAAAAGAAGGTGCCGGACACCTCTCAGGAGTTCCAGTGATGCTGAAACCACTGTGATTTTTGGTCTGGCTCTATCAACTGTCCCCTCTGCGTCAAAGTAACCCTGAAGGAACGCCTTGATGTCCTCCAACCTTGCGGAGAATATCTGGGATGGTACTTTTTTCTTTGAAGAGTTCTCCGC of the Thermococcus onnurineus NA1 genome contains:
- a CDS encoding LAGLIDADG family homing endonuclease, which codes for MDREDMIERYARFLREYVDDSGNEVYLNKLKDLLTVTPRRSLSIDWTHLNSFDPELAEELLKNPEDSILAAEDAIQIVLREPPLLREEEFKVHARFFNLPRTLLVKELGSEHINRLIQVDGIITRVSEVKPFVEKAVFVCKDCGNEMVRLQRPYDNIVKPSKCDACGSRNVELDVEKSRFINFQSFRLQDRPESLKGGQMPRFIDAILLDDLVDTALPGDRVLVTGILRVILEQKDKRPIFKKVLEVNHIEQLSKEIEELEITPEDEQKIRELAKRKDIVDAIVDSIAPAIWGHKTVKKGIALALFGGVQRVLPDGTKLRGESHVLLVGDPGVAKCVDYDTQVVLADGSLGKIGELVEGAIRRAKKEGTLGRVDDGFYAPIDLELYALDAKTLKVKKVKANIAWKRTAPERMFLIRTASGREIRVTPTHPFFVFENGQFKTRKAEELKASDFIAVPRIIPVAGKPTRLWDIEIEKPKTAKSRLKLPEFADEEFWYVIGLLAGEGYAQNRNGSATIFFTNNDEKLIQKVYEYFRKLDLNPTIRKPHRGKSAKEVYVSSVEFFRLFKHLGIAENSSKKKVPSQIFSARLEDIKAFLQGYFDAEGTVDRARPKITVVSASLELLRGVRHLLLRFGIKSQLHATRGIATNGKMKEAKTYYRLVITGKDVIKFRETIGFGVEEKAKLLAKVTNGIKLNTNVDVVPGVSKLLRELRESAGLRQKDLGINRSTYLHYERGDRLPSREKLKIVVETLKEKSPDAPKKLKVLELLADSDIFWDRVVEVREYKPEHPWVYDLQVPEHHNFIANDIFVHNSQILRYVANLAPRAIYTSGKSSSAAGLTAAAVRDEFTGSWVLEAGVLVLADGGFALIDEFDKMSDRDRSAIHEALEQQTISISKAGITATLNSRTTVIAAANPKYGRFNRHKSLPEQLDLPPTLLSRFDLIFLLLDEPDEKIDASIAEHILKVRRGEAEAVTPKIPYDLLKKYIAYARKNIHPVLSKEAMDEIKRYYVRMRKGFRKSGEDEGVQPIPITARQLEALIRLSEAHARMRLSETVTREDARAAIQIIEEMIRKIATDEEGTLDVSILEVGKSSKKINKIDKLIDIIKSLESEGEFGAPEDKVVEAAKQAGIGTENEVKKLINDLKRDARIYEPRAGFYRVL
- a CDS encoding translation initiation factor IF-2 subunit beta, translated to MSEKKVDFYDFEGLLDKAYEELPENVKHHISRFEVPAAVVTIAGNRTIIENFMDIAEAMNRDPNHLLKFILREVATAGTLEGRRVVLQGRFTPYLIANKMKKYLKDYVICPVCGSPDTKIIKRGRFHFLKCEACGAETPIAHL
- a CDS encoding carboxyl transferase domain-containing protein — encoded protein: MSMEEKVNELYERRKKILEMGGEKAVEKQHAKGKLTARERIEKLLDPGSFVEIGMFVKHRGTEFGLDKKELPADGVITGYGTIDGRLVFVYAQDFTVMGGSLGEMHAAKIKRIMELALEAGAPVIGLNDSGGARIQEGVDSLKGYGEIFKMNTILSGVVPQITAIMGPCAGGAVYSPAIGDFILMVDNPSSFMFITGPQVVKAVTGVEVTPVQLGGAMVHAQKSGQAHLIGKSDEEVLALIRRLMSYLPSNNMEKPPRVKTSDLPFRKTESLYSIVPDDPNKGYDVRQVIYEIVDRDENGNPDFLEILPYFAPNAVVGFGRMNGQTVGIVANNPNYFAGVLDIDSSDKIARFVRTCDAFNIPIVTLVDVPGYLPGTQQEYGGIIRHGAKVLYAYSEATVPMVTVILRKAYGGAYLAMGSKHLGADFVFAWPTAEIAVMGPEGAANIIFRKEIAAAENPEEVRQQKIQEYKDRFANPYVAAARGYIDDVIDPAETRAKIILALEAMESKRVKLPPKKHGNIPL
- a CDS encoding OadG family protein, producing MVTMAEFVEGLNITALGVTVVFAVLTILALVLYFVGWLERRLIDRETSGKAPIPTKVEEVPKVKEAKPEIPPRDLAVITAAILAYTAEKAAQLRPLPFKRKVSDSWRLYGIQTTMEDVEDFNYEKGKW